DNA from Nitrospinaceae bacterium:
TGAACCCCAGCGCTACAGCCGGGGCATGCTCGGCGGGCGTGGCAGAGAACGCCTGGCCCACCATGATGATTCCTATCCAAAGGAGGATGGCAATCACCGCCTCGTTCGGAATCAGGCTGGCCAGCGTGGCTATGGAGCCCGTCAGACATAAAATCGCCACGGCCACGCCGTTCAGGGTGCTATAGGCCGAGCGTGCGCCCAGCCCCTTCCAGCCGGGATGCCCGATGTAGAGCGTAGTAGGAAAACAGCTACCAAACATCGCGGCCAGAATCGAGCCCGCGCCGTTGACCACAAGCGAGCTTCGCGTATCGAATCGATCGCCCGCCGCCTCGGCGCTCTCAAGATTCATCAAGCTGCCCACCAGCGTCATCAGGCCCATCGGTATCGATATCGCCAGGTAGTCCCACATCAAGGGGCTGATCATCACGCTCGCCAGCGCACCGAGCGAACTGGTCGGCGGCGCCAACCCCACCGGCGTCGGGATTCCCCCGGGAAGACCATAAATCCCCGCCGAGAGTATCGTTCCGGCGGCTACGGCCGCGAGGCCACCGGGCAGGCCAAAGGGAAACCGCATTTTGGCAAAATATTGAAGAAAGATAATGGCAAGGGGCGCCATGGCGACCAGCGGGCGCTCCCAAATCTTGAGGGCGAAATCCATCGAGATGAAAGTCACCGCAATGCCGGCGAGCGCTGATAAAAGTGCGGCACGAGGCGTTACCCGGCGCACCCAGCCCGCCACAAAACTTCCCGCCGTTTCAATAACACCGCTCACGAAGCAGGCGGCGATGCCCGCCCGCCAAGCCGCCTCCGCACTTCCGGTGGCAATCTTCACCGGAAGCATCACAAAAAACACGAAAGCGAAAAGGCTCACCGTGTTGATGCCATAGGGGAGCGCCGTGACATCCTCTCTGCCCTCGCGCTCGGCAAGTCTGCGCGCCTGCCAGGTGTAAAAAAGGTTGCCGCCCAAAATACTCAGCGCCGCCGCCGGGAGCACTTGAGCGAAAATAAGGGAGTCGGAGAAACCCAAAACACCTTTTAACAACGAGACGATCAAAAGAAGCTGGACGATGTTATCCATCCAGAGCCCGAAAAACCCATCGATATCGCCTTTAACGAGCCAGGGAAGACGAGTGCCGCTCATAGAAGCCACCTCAAGTGGGACGGGTGTATGTCTGTACCAATCTCTACACCATGGCAAAAACTTCAAATTTCCTTCAAAATCATATCCCTATCTTAAACCCATCAAAGGAGCTAGGCCATGGAAGCGGTCAAGGTTTACACACGCCACGGTTGATACACCTGTGCGCGAACGAGAGAGTTTCTCTCGGCCAATGGAATTGAAGTCATTAACCGCGACTGCACGAACGATCCCGAGGCGATGGCAGAGCTACGGGTACTTGGCATCAAGGCGCTTCCCGTCTCGGTGCGCGGGGAAGATGTGGTAGTGGGCTACAACGTCGCTGATCTTTGCGAGACCTTCGGGATCGACCCCAAGGCAGGGGGGCCAATGCACCCCGAGAAAATGATGGAAGTGTACCGCTTGGTGTTCGATGCCCTAAAGCGCGCAGTGAACCAGCTTTCACTCGAACAACTCGACTGGATTTCCCCCGGCCGACCGCGCTCAATGCGCCAGCTACTGTGGCACAGCTTCGAGCGCCCGATACTTGGCATGGAGGCATGGGAAGGAGGCGCCTACACCGAGGACATGGTTCGGCGCTACGAGACGCTCTCTCAAAATTATCACACCCAGGCGGACATCTGCGCCTACGGCGATCAGATTGAGCCCGAGCTAGCCGCTTTTTTAGGCAACAGCGATAGGCTCTCGAAAAAAGTGGAGAGCTACATGGGCCCCATTACCGTGCACGAGTTGATCGAGCTTGCGCTCGGACACGCCATCCAGCATCTACGGCAGGCCTACCACTACATGCCGATGATGGGCATCGAGCCGGACAGCCCCCTCGCCCCCGAGCGATACAAGGAAGTCCCCGTGCCCGAGGATTTGTTTTAATTTGCTTGATTTAAAAGCAGATGATTATCAGAACCAGGCTGGAAAATTTTGGTGAGGTGAAAACTTAGTAGCGAATTCAGCGTGTGCGCCGCTTCTGGCGTTTTTCCTCATACATTCTGTAATCGGCGTCATCTATTAAATTCTCAAGGGAGGCGGTGTTATCAGAATCAAATTTTGAGACTCCAATACTGAACGAGATTTTTCGGCCCGCTCTTTTGCGCGCGTTATGGACGTCGAGATTTTCTCTTAGACGCGTGGTGATTTTATCGCCTGCGTCAAGATCATCGGTGCCCTCAAACGCCAGTATCGTAAACTCATCGCCCGCATACCGGCCAATGAGATCCGGGCCACGAACCGTCTTTCGAAGGATGGCGCCCGTTTCGATCAGCGCTTGGTCCCCTTCGAGATGGCCATATTCATCATTAATCCACTTAAGACCGTCCAGGTCGAGGAAGAAAAGCGACATTCCCCATTTTTGACGTTTGGCCAGGTTCAGTTGCCGTTGCGATGCATCGAGGAATCCCCTGCGGTTGAGTAGTCCCGTCAGCGGGTCCACATCCGAGAGGGCGCGAAGCTGTGCCTCCATCTTTGCCCGCTCGGTGATGTCCCGGAGGGAAACAACATAGATTTTCTCCCGACCTAGCTTAGCTTCCGTCGTGCGAATCTCGGCAACTATTTCCTGATGGTCGGATTCGGCGATGCTCACTTCCTGGGGCCGGTTCGTATCTATGGGCAAACCGAATTTCTGGCCCACCATCTCAGCCGACTTGGTGTGGAGTAATTTTTGCGCAGCGGCATTGAGGTAGCGAACCACACCTTTACGATCCACTGCAACAATGCCGTCGGGAGAAGTCTCGACAAGCAACTCCTTCATGCCGCCCATGTTGAGTTCAACCGGCTTCGAGGACTTCTTTTTCGCCGGGCGCTTTACCTTGGCCGCAGATTTCCTCTTCGCTACAGTTTTCCTCTTCGCTACAGTTTTCTTCTTCGCGTTCACCCTTGCGGCCATAAATTCACTTTCCCGAGCTAACCCTTCAATCCCAAGTAAAAGTTCTTAAGAACCAACATATTTCACAAACTTCATAATTTCAATTACTAACCAACCCGTGTCGATTCAATCAAAACCCACACCGAGGTAACTACATGATATTTCAGATACTACATCATTTCAGTCAAGTATGCATCACGGTGAAGTAGCCATACTTTTTTTAATATCTCGCATTAATCCAAACTCTAAAATTAGTTCAGTGGAATCGTCACTATTAGTGTTTCATAATATTGTTCAGTTCGAGCTCGGCCTTCCCATGGTAATGCCCATCGGCACCAGCGGCGTGCGGCGCAAGGCGCTCATCGCTGGAAAAATCGATGCCGCCGTCATGCACGTTGAGTCCGTCTACCAGGCGGCCTCCATGTCCTCGCGAATATCCCCAAGCTCTTGCCGAAGTACCCCTTCTTCTGGATGTCGATCCACAACGACTTTCTTAAGAAGAACCGCAAGGACGTGATTAACCTGATCAAGACCTATATCGACGTGAACCGCTACATTGTGAAACACAAGGCCAAGACACTGGCCGTCGCCAAAAAACACATGAAGGTGAAACCCAAGTATCTCTCCAAGGGCTACGATACCCTTCTCGATCTCAAATCTTGGAGCCAGAACGACGGCGTCACCAAAGAAGCCTTCGATTTCGTCGTGACGGGCGGCCTGGACTACAAGCAACTCATGAAAAAACTATCATCCGATCAGTTCGTGGACACGAGTTTTCAAGACGCCGCCCTCAAGGCGATGGCCGCGTTCCCGAAGATCTTTCCAAGTAAAACGAGCAAGGCGGGGGCCGATTGGGCTCCCCGCCTTGTATTTCTTCATCCACCCGCCATGACACCGACTCGACTGCACGGCCATCTCTGAGCGGATTTTTTTCTATGTTACCGTGAAATTCTTTCCATTTCTCATAAGGAATGGTATGTAGGATATCCCTGTGGACATCGCCGCCTACCAAGAAGCCGACGTCCACCCGAATATCTGGATGCCTACAATTTCCACACCGATTTAAGAATTAAAACGAAAGCGCATATGAAAACTGACTTCATCGTTATCGGCTCGGGAATCGCCGGCCTAAATTTCAGTCTAAAAGCCGCCGAGTTCGGAAACGTCCTTGTCATCACGAAAAAAACGATTCGCCAATCGAACACTAATTATGCACAAGGCGGTATTGCGGCAGTTCTGGACCAATCCGACACGCTCGATTCCCATTATGAGGACACACTAAAAGCGGGTGGCTACCACAACAATAAACGAGCGGTGAAGTTCATGGTTAAAAGGGGCCCTGCCCTGGTGCTGGAACTCTCCGCCCAGGGCGTTCCTTTTCAGCAAACCGGTGAGGCGTTGTCCTTAACGCTCGAAGGCGGCCATTCCACCTCGCGGATCGCCTATGTCGGGGACAAGACGGGGCAGGCCATCGAACAATCGCTGGTGCAAAGGGTACGGCGGCACCCACAAATCACTTTTCAAGAAAATGCCATGGCCATCGATCTCATCGTTAGAGGAAATCGATGTTACGGCGTGCAATATATGAAGGAAAATAAAATACATAACGTTTTCGCCAAAGCCACAATTTTGGCGACGGGCGGACTGGGACAACTCTACCGATATTCGACCAATCCTGCTGTTGCGACTGGCGACGGGGTTGCCATGGCGGCGCGCGCCGGGTGCGAGTTGAAAGACCTGGAATTCATTCAGTTTCATCCCACGGCCCTGGACCTCAAGGACAAACGTTCATTCCTCTTATCTGAGTCCCTGCGCGGCGAGGGCGCTTACCTCAAAAACGCCGAGGGGAGGCGTTTCATGCAAAACATCCATCCCCTAAAAGAACTCGCTCCCAGAGACATTGTTTCGAGAGCGGTTTTTTCTGAGCTTCGCAAAGGCCCGGTCTACCTCGATATAACCCACAAGAAATCCGCCTTCCTCGCGGAACGCTTCCCCATCATCTCCCGGCAGATGAAAACCTACGGCCTTGATCTCTCGCGGGATCTCATACCCGTTTCGCCAGCCACCCATTACAGTTGCGGGGGAGTGAAGGTAAACCTTCAAGGGGAAACATCGCTGAAAAATCTATTCGCCTTCGGAGAGGTGGCCTGCACGGGTGTTCACGGCGCAAATCGTCTGGCCAGTAATTCTCTTCTCGAATCCCTCGTTTTCAGCAACGAAATCCTGAAAACCCTGAAGTGCCTGAAAAGCCCGATACGGGAAGTTTCCACCCCCGAACACAAGCACACCAAAGCGCGGTCAGGCGCAAAAAGAAAGACACAAAATATCATGTGGGACCACGTCGGAATCGTCCGCTCGAAAGCGGGGCTCAGGGAAGCCATCGAGGAGTTGGACCAGCTCGAATCCACCCTGCCCGGGGGCGTCAACCAAGGAATTATCGAGGCACGGAATTTAATCGTTTGCGGTCGCCTCATCGCCCAGGCCGCCCTGAAACGAAAGAAAAGCTTGGGCTGCCATTACCGATTAGACTCCGCTTAAGAAAAACACCCTGAAGGATATGCGAGACTACGCGCATCAACAAAAAAACTAGCCACGGGCTCGCTCGACGGCCATTTGGAAAAATTCCTCAAGCTCGTGCACAGAATCAACATCTTTGTAGAGCAAATGATTCGCGGCGAGAATTTTATTTTTAACTGACTCGCGCAGGACCGGGTCGCACCCGAGCCGCACGGCGATATCGGCGTACTCCTCAAGCGAGCCAGCCACGCAATCGAGCACTCCCATCTTTCGATAGCAGGCATAGGTGAACCGCCCGCGGGCGAATTCACCCGGGCATGTAACCAGCGGGGTGCCGGTCGCCAGGCTCTCAAAAGTGGTCGTTCCTCCGCTTACGTGAATCGAATCGAGAAGCACATCAGAGACGGCAATAAGGTTGAGGAAATCTTTTTTCTTCTGCCGGGGAAGCATCCGCACCCGATCCACTTCGACCGGATTGGCCGCCCGGAGCCGGCTCATCAGGGCCTCGTCCCATTCGGGTCGCCCGCTCTCGATCAGGACGATCACCCCCGCCGGATCACGGCGGAGAATTTCGCCGAATGTGGCGTCGAGATCTGGATGAATCTTATAGAGGGCCTGCGGGCAGGCATAGACATGCTCGGAGGCGGCAAAACCGAAGTGCGCGCGCTCCCTCATCAACTCGGGCATCTCGGGCCATTCGAGATAAAACCCGAGCGACTTGAGGCGCACAAGCTCCTCGCGATAGTGCGCCTCACCTCCCTCGGGCTCGGCCAAATCGCTCGACAGGTAATAGTCCACCTCGGGGTTCGCCGAGGTGTTGCCCAATCCATAAAAAGATGTGCACTGGACCGGCGCCAGCCGGAAGAAAGGAAGAAAATAATTGGCCGGATCCGAACCTACCTCATGATAGAAAAGCAGGTCAAAATTCGCCGCCCGGATTTCGTTCACGGCCTGCTCGAAATTCTGATCGATGATGAGATATTCGAGTTCTTTCACCTCTTTAAAGTGCCCGGAGA
Protein-coding regions in this window:
- a CDS encoding NCS2 family permease; amino-acid sequence: MSGTRLPWLVKGDIDGFFGLWMDNIVQLLLIVSLLKGVLGFSDSLIFAQVLPAAALSILGGNLFYTWQARRLAEREGREDVTALPYGINTVSLFAFVFFVMLPVKIATGSAEAAWRAGIAACFVSGVIETAGSFVAGWVRRVTPRAALLSALAGIAVTFISMDFALKIWERPLVAMAPLAIIFLQYFAKMRFPFGLPGGLAAVAAGTILSAGIYGLPGGIPTPVGLAPPTSSLGALASVMISPLMWDYLAISIPMGLMTLVGSLMNLESAEAAGDRFDTRSSLVVNGAGSILAAMFGSCFPTTLYIGHPGWKGLGARSAYSTLNGVAVAILCLTGSIATLASLIPNEAVIAILLWIGIIMVGQAFSATPAEHAPAVALGFIPAIAAWGLLMTQTALRAAGTSIHKLGTNALESAGFHISGMISLERGFIFTSMILAAMAAALIDRRPLRAAGWAITAAALTWFGVIHAWEITPDGVVSPFGWARAPGVAGGYIAMAALFVYFGKSFRDTSHAEGRGEGK
- a CDS encoding diguanylate cyclase, with product MAARVNAKKKTVAKRKTVAKRKSAAKVKRPAKKKSSKPVELNMGGMKELLVETSPDGIVAVDRKGVVRYLNAAAQKLLHTKSAEMVGQKFGLPIDTNRPQEVSIAESDHQEIVAEIRTTEAKLGREKIYVVSLRDITERAKMEAQLRALSDVDPLTGLLNRRGFLDASQRQLNLAKRQKWGMSLFFLDLDGLKWINDEYGHLEGDQALIETGAILRKTVRGPDLIGRYAGDEFTILAFEGTDDLDAGDKITTRLRENLDVHNARKRAGRKISFSIGVSKFDSDNTASLENLIDDADYRMYEEKRQKRRTR
- the nadB gene encoding L-aspartate oxidase, whose protein sequence is MKTDFIVIGSGIAGLNFSLKAAEFGNVLVITKKTIRQSNTNYAQGGIAAVLDQSDTLDSHYEDTLKAGGYHNNKRAVKFMVKRGPALVLELSAQGVPFQQTGEALSLTLEGGHSTSRIAYVGDKTGQAIEQSLVQRVRRHPQITFQENAMAIDLIVRGNRCYGVQYMKENKIHNVFAKATILATGGLGQLYRYSTNPAVATGDGVAMAARAGCELKDLEFIQFHPTALDLKDKRSFLLSESLRGEGAYLKNAEGRRFMQNIHPLKELAPRDIVSRAVFSELRKGPVYLDITHKKSAFLAERFPIISRQMKTYGLDLSRDLIPVSPATHYSCGGVKVNLQGETSLKNLFAFGEVACTGVHGANRLASNSLLESLVFSNEILKTLKCLKSPIREVSTPEHKHTKARSGAKRKTQNIMWDHVGIVRSKAGLREAIEELDQLESTLPGGVNQGIIEARNLIVCGRLIAQAALKRKKSLGCHYRLDSA